One stretch of Bombus affinis isolate iyBomAffi1 chromosome 4, iyBomAffi1.2, whole genome shotgun sequence DNA includes these proteins:
- the LOC126915039 gene encoding lipase member H-A-like, producing MLKYKTFAYLYLLFYLIHKDVIDAVICDVEDTLHVSRKIRLKIYKGNSSYFSSTESMVMNPGNIADDILPDRDSILYIHGFLENTEAENVRVIIRAYLDKGDVNVIVLDWGEIAFNINYVYVSSQVVTIAKAVAESLKKLVDLIDLDTLHVIGHSLGAHIAGNIGRYANINLSRITGLDPALPLFYPSTCHIRSTDAEAVVILHTDGGFYGTATNTGTIDFYVNGGSSVQPGCPIIFGGEFCSHQRSTRIYAESLLNPKAFPAHKCLNEIADTEEVYFGDSTPKDIYGTYCFNTNAKPPYGKTI from the exons ATGTTAAAGTACAAAACATTCGCTTATCTgtatttattgttttatttgatTCATAAAGACGTTATCGACGCGGTAATAT GTGATGTGGAAGATACGTTGCATGTCAGTAGAAAAATTCGCCTGAAGATTTACAAAGG TAACAGCTCTTACTTCTCATCCACCGAGAGCATGGTTATGAATCCAGGAAACATTGCAGACGACATATTGCCTGACCGAGACAGTATCCTCTATATACATGGATTCCTGGAGAATACGGAAGCAGAGAACGTTCGGGTAATAATTAGAG CCTACCTGGACAAGGGAGACGTGAACGTCATTGTACTGGATTGGGGAGAAATagcatttaatattaattacgtTTACGTGTCCAGCCAAGTTGTCACAATAGCGAAGGCAGTTGCTGAATCCCTAAAGAAACTCGTCGATCTGATCGATTTAGACACGTTGCACGTGATTGGGCATTCTTTGGGCGCTCACATAGCTGGAAATATCGGCAGATACGCGAATATCAATCTTAGTCGAATAACGG GCTTAGATCCAGCGCTTCCGTTGTTTTATCCTTCTACGTGTCACATCAGATCAACCGACGCCGAAGCCGTTGTTATCCTTCACACTGATGGTGGATTTTATGGGACAGCTACCAACACGGGAACTATTGACTTTTACGTAAACGGGGGCTCCAGTGTTCAACCTGGTTGTCCTATAATCTTCGGTGGAG AATTCTGCAGCCATCAAAGGTCTACCCGAATTTATGCAGAGTCTCTATTGAATCCGAAAGCGTTTCCGGCGCATAAGTGTCTTAACGAAATTGCGGATACCGAGGAAGTCTATTTTGGAGATTCGACACCAAAGGACAT ATACGGAACATATTGTTTCAATACCAACGCCAAGCCTCCGTATGGCAAAACTATTTAA